Genomic DNA from Mycobacterium stomatepiae:
CGTCGAGTGCGGTGAATCGAGGGAACAATGGGATTGCGACCAGAGTCATGGTTGTCCTTGAGCGCCAGCCATTTCGGCATCGGGCGCCGCCTCCAGCGCGTCCGGTTGTCGCGTCCGAGCCGGACGCAGCCAGTCGGGCAACCAGCGGGGCGGCGCATCGGGGGCGCGATCGAACGGGCCCCCCGCCGGATCATCCACCCGCCCGTCCCAGCGCACCAAATCCTCGTCGGGCCGGTAGATCTGGCGAATCACCAACGCGCACAACGCCACAACCGCGATGTCACGTAACAGTATCGTCGTGGTGAAAAACTGCTCGGGCAGCGAGCGATTCGGGTTGCCGTAGAGGTAGTACATCCGCGGCACCCACACCAGTGCGTCGATCGTCATCCATGCCAGCAGGACCCGTCGATGCGGCAACGCCAGCACCGCAAGCGGTACCAGCCACAGCGAGAACTGCGGACTCCAGACCTTGTTGGTCAACAGGAATGCGGCGACGGCCAAAAACAGCAGTTGCGGCACCCGCGGCCGCTGCGGGGCGGTGAGCGCGACGTAAGTGATTGCGGCACAGCACATAAGGAAGGACAACGCGACCACCGCGTTGAGCACCGTGGGCGGCTCCCAGAAGCCCAGCTTCGGGTCGAAACCGGGCCAGCCGGTGAACGATTTCACCACGTTGTACAGCGAGTCCATGTCGTCGCCGCGCCGGGTGTTGAGCCGGAAGAACTCCGACCAGCCGCGCGGATACTTGATCAGCACCGGCAGATTGACCAACAACCAGGTCACCGCGACCGAGCCGGCGGTGCGCGCCAGCGCGCGATAGCGCCCGGTTCGGATGGCCAGCACCAGCATTGGGCCCAGGAACAGCAGTGGGTACATCTTCGCGGCGGCACCCAGGCCGATCAGCACGCCGGCCAGCACCGGTTTACGCCGCGCCCAGGACAGCAGCCCGGCCATCGCGAATCCCGTTGCCAGCGCATCGAAATTAGTGAATATCTGAAAGATCAGCAGCGGTGAGGCAGCCACCAGCGCCGCGTCCCAGATGCGGCGTCCGGACAGACCCGCGCTCGCCCATACGGTCGCCAGCCAGGCCAGCGCCAGCCCGAATGCGGCAATGTCGAAGAACACCACCACCTCCGCGATGACCGGAAGCGGTGCCAGCTTGCTCAGGGCGGTGTAGGTCTTGGCCAGAGCCATCGACGAGTACTGGTAAAGCCCGGTCAGCACCGGATATTCCATGTAGCGTACCGCGGGCTTGCCGTCGAAACGGGTCTGCGGCGCACCGCTGGAATCGGTTTCGATCCAGCTCGACTTGTACGGAAACATGCCCTTGTTCAACAACTCCGCACTGTAGAGCGGGACGGTATCGGAATAGCACAGCTCGTAGTAGGCGCGCTGGTTGTCCCAGTTGGCGACGCGCTGATCACCAGTGCCGGTACCACTGCTTTGCAGGCACGCCGCCTTCGTCGACCAGCCCAGCGCCAGGAACACCAGGGCGATCACAAACATCACCCGCAGCGGCGTCATCAGCCGGCTCCGCCCGATCAGCGCGTGCCGGCCCACCGGTCCACCGATCGCGTCGGCGAACGCGGCGCCCAAAGAGTCAGTGCGGCTGGGGCAATCGCGGTTGTCCGCGCTCCGCAGATCCTCGGCCAGTGTCCGCGGGGAGATGGTGGCGCTCTGCTGCCGAGCGCCGGTCACGGTGGCGCTTGTCCTGGTGCCGGGCCGGCGGGTTCCGGCGCCTGTCCCGGTGGTGGCGGCGGCGGGCCCGTGATCGTCGTCGGTGGGCCCACCGGGATCGTGATGCCCGGCGCCACCTCGATCGTGGGCTGGATGACGGTCACTTGCGGCGGCGGGGGCGGAGGCGGCGCAGGTACCCCTGCGTAGCCACCGATCTCGGTCGGCTTCGGGAAGGTCTCGTTGGTGGTGCCCTTCAGCGCACCGTCCATCGTCGACTTCCAGATATCCGAGGGCAGTCCCGAGCCGTAAACCTCTGCGCCCGAGGCGGTTACCAGCGGGACATTGTCCTGAACGGTACCCACCCACACCGCCGTCGACAGGGACGGGGTGTATCCGACCATCCACGCGTCCTTGTTGGCCTGGGTGTCGCCCAGCTGCACCGTGCCGGTCTTGGCCGCCGAGGCCCGGCCACCCGATAGGGCGTGCCCCCGTGAATAGGCGGCGATCGGTTGCATGGCGGCGGTGGTGTTGTCGGCGACTGCCTTGTCGATGCGCTGGTCGGCGCCCTTGTCCGAGTTTCCTGCGTCGAAAAGCACCTGGCCCTCGGCGTTGACGACCTTTTGCACCAGATGCGGCGGGTGGTACACACCGGAAGCGGCCAGTGTGGCATATGCGGAGGCCATGTCGACCGGCCGAGTTTGGTACTGGCCCAGCACAATTCCGTTGTTCGGCGGTCCGCCCTTGCCGTCCTCGGACAGCGTGTGCGAAACGCCGGGGAAACTCTTGGCGACGCCGGCCGCGAATGCGGCGTCGGCGACGGCCTGCGGTCCGTTCTTGAGTTTGAGCATCAGCCGGTAATAGGCGGTGTTCAGCGACATCTTGAGCGCCTCGGCGATATTGCAGGTGCCGCAATTCTCGCCGTCGACGTTGGTGATCTTGATGCCGTCGACCGTGAGCGGCGAGCTGTCGACCTGGTAGCCCAACCCGATTCCCTGCTGGAGGGCAGCCACCAACGCGAACACCTTGAACGACGATCCGGTCTGCAGCCCGGCCTGCGCGAAATCGAAGCCGTTGGCGTCCGAACCGCCGTAGTAGGCGCGGATGGCGCCGGTGTGCGGGTCGATGGACACCACAGCGGAGCGCATGTCGGGGTCTTGTCCGTCAAGGTATTTCGAGACGGCCTTCTCCGCGGCCTGCTGCGCCTTGGGATCGATCGTGGTGGTGACCTGCAGACCCTGAGTGTTCAGGGTCTGTTCGTCGATGTTGAACAGCTCCATCAGCTCTTTGGTGACCTGACGTTCGATCAGGCCGTTGGGGCCGGTGGTCTGGTTCTGCGCGCGCGCCTGATCGGGCGGCACGGTCTGGGGAAATTGCTGCGCCGCACGATCACTCGGCGACAAGGCATTGGTTTCCACCATGCCGTCCAGCACCCAATTCCACCGCGCCTCGGCGCCCTTGGGATCCACGGCCGGGTCCAGCGAGGACGGCCGGCGAATCAGCGCCGCCAACAGCGCTCCCTCGGACACGGTCAGCTGGTCGACGGGTTTGTCGAAGTAGGCCTTGGACGCCGCCGAGATTCCGTAAGTGCCACGCCCGAAATAGATGATGTTCAGGTAGGCCTGCAGCACGTCGTCTTTGGACCACTCCCCCGACATCTTGGTGGCGATGACCAGTTCCTTGGCCTTTCGCAGCAGGCCGGCGAACCCATGCTGGGCAGAGCCGACGAGCGCGTTCTTCACGTATTGCTGCGTGATCGTCGACCCGCCCTGCAGGTCGCCGTTGCCGAAGAGGTTGTTCTCCACCGCCCGTGCGAAACCGGTGAAGTCAAAGCCCGGATTCGAATAGAAGTTTCGGTCCTCGGCGGCGATGACGGCCTGGCGCACGTGCACGGGCACCTGATTGATGTTTACATCGACCCGATTTCCTTCGGGGGGAACGATTTTCGCGATCTCCGAGCCGTCGCTAGCCAGGATGGTCGACACCTGGCTGGTGCGGATGTTGCCCGGCTTGGGGATGTCGACGATGAAGTACGCCATCGTGAAGGTGACGATCGGCAACAGCACCAGGACCGCCGCGCTGAGGTAGGCCGCGCGCCGTACCCAGCGCCAGTTGATCTGCTCGACCCAGTTCGGCCCAGCGGCACGGTGACTTGGCACATCGGATCGGCCGGCGCCGCCCGGCGGTCGCGGTGGCGGCGGAGGCCCTTCGGGTGGCCGACCGGACAACGGGCGGTCGCGCCGCGGCGGGGCTGACGACCGGCCGTCGAGCGCGGCCTTCACCTCCTCGATCGCGTCGCGGGGCGCGGGCCTGGATCCGGGCCCGTCCAGCGCGGCCCTGACCTCGTCGATCGGGTCGGACCGCCGCGGAGACCGGTCATCGACGACCGGCGGCAGGATCATCGTCTGCCGGTCGTCCGGCGAAACCCGGCGGCGGGTCCCGGCGTCGGCACGCTGCGCCGGATGATCGGAATCGTCCGAACGATCGGCGTTGGGTTGCTTGCTCATACGCTCAGTCGCGGACCCGCGCGGGTCATCGGGCGACTGATCGTGGCGCCGTTCGTTATTCAATGGCCGTGCGGGCGCCGTTGCGTGCAGTCCGCGTGGACCGGGTCCCCCGAGGAGAAGGCGCCGGGCGTTCCGCGCCGAACACATACGACTTGACTAGGTGATTCCAGCTGCAGGTTCGGCACACCTCGACCACGTGCACCGAGAACTCGCTGAGCTTCATCGCCAGCAAGACCAGCTCTTCCGCGGTGCGGGCCGAACCGGATACCGCGCCCAGGTGATCGCCGAACACCCATGACACCAAAGTGAGCTGCTCTTTTCGGCAGATCGGGCACATCACCTGACTGGTCTTGCCGTGAAACTTCGCAGCGCGCAGCAAATAAGGGTTAGCATCGCAGACCTCGGTCACACCCGTGCGGCCCGAGTACACCTCGGCCAGCAGTGAGCGCCGCCGAAGCGCGTAGTCCACCACCTGTCGCTGCAATCGCACGTTGACCAGAGTACGTCGCCGTTGGCACCGCCGACACGCAACCAAGGCTGTCGACACCGCTGCGCCGCGGTAACAACAGGTGACTTCTACGATCATCCCCATGGCGAAATGGCTGGGCACACCACTCGGCGGCGGGGTGACCACCGCGACCCGCGCCAAGGACACCGACCGGCAGGACACCTGTACGGTGCTCGACAACGCCCTGGCCGACGGTGAGCTGTCCGGCGAGGAACACCGGGAGCGCGTCAGCAAGGCCACCAATGCCGTGACGTTGGGTGACCTGAAGCAACTGGTGTCGGATCTGCAGGGCAGCACCCCGGCGCGGCTGCGCGCGGCAAAGTCGAACGCGGTGCCCGCGGTTCGCTCGCGCGGCATCGCGATCGCCGTGTTGGTGGTGTCGGTGCTGTTCGGCACGGGCCTCGGCTGGGGCCTCTATGGGAACACCAGCTCGCCGCTGGACTTCACCACCGATCCGGGCGCCAAGCCGGACGGCGTCGCGGCCGTGGTGCTGACCCCGCCCAAGCAACTGCAGTCGCTCGGCGGACTCACCGGACTGCTGGAGCAGGCCCGCAAGAAGTTCGGTGACACCGTCGGCTATCGGCTGCTCGTCTACCCCCCAATGCCAGCATGTACCGCCCGGACCCGGCCGACGCCCGCCGAGTCCTCGACTACGACTACCGCGGCGGCTGGGACGACCCGACCACCTCCCCCAAAACCGACCAGGTTGCCGCGGTCGACCTGGGCAAGTTCGACGTCAAGACGGCGGTCGGCATCATGCGCGGGGCACCGGAGACGCTGGGCATCAAGGCGTCCGAGGTCAAGTCGACGTATCTGATCATCGAACCGGCCAAAGACCCGACCGCCCCGGGGTCGCTGACCCTGTCCGTATACGTATCCAGCGACTACGGCAGCGGTTCGATCGACTTCGCCGGTGACGGCACCATCAATCGGGTGAACTACCCCTCTAGTTGAGGCCGCTCTGCGCCGTCTCGAGTGTGCGCCGACGGTTTTGGTGCGCGCCGAGCGCGATTTCTGCCTATTTTCGGCCGAAGACACACACTCGACGACTTCGGGGCCGCGGCTGTGAGCTTCAAATCGCGGTGACTAACT
This window encodes:
- a CDS encoding glycosyltransferase family 87 protein, encoding MTGARQQSATISPRTLAEDLRSADNRDCPSRTDSLGAAFADAIGGPVGRHALIGRSRLMTPLRVMFVIALVFLALGWSTKAACLQSSGTGTGDQRVANWDNQRAYYELCYSDTVPLYSAELLNKGMFPYKSSWIETDSSGAPQTRFDGKPAVRYMEYPVLTGLYQYSSMALAKTYTALSKLAPLPVIAEVVVFFDIAAFGLALAWLATVWASAGLSGRRIWDAALVAASPLLIFQIFTNFDALATGFAMAGLLSWARRKPVLAGVLIGLGAAAKMYPLLFLGPMLVLAIRTGRYRALARTAGSVAVTWLLVNLPVLIKYPRGWSEFFRLNTRRGDDMDSLYNVVKSFTGWPGFDPKLGFWEPPTVLNAVVALSFLMCCAAITYVALTAPQRPRVPQLLFLAVAAFLLTNKVWSPQFSLWLVPLAVLALPHRRVLLAWMTIDALVWVPRMYYLYGNPNRSLPEQFFTTTILLRDIAVVALCALVIRQIYRPDEDLVRWDGRVDDPAGGPFDRAPDAPPRWLPDWLRPARTRQPDALEAAPDAEMAGAQGQP
- a CDS encoding transglycosylase domain-containing protein — translated: MSKQPNADRSDDSDHPAQRADAGTRRRVSPDDRQTMILPPVVDDRSPRRSDPIDEVRAALDGPGSRPAPRDAIEEVKAALDGRSSAPPRRDRPLSGRPPEGPPPPPRPPGGAGRSDVPSHRAAGPNWVEQINWRWVRRAAYLSAAVLVLLPIVTFTMAYFIVDIPKPGNIRTSQVSTILASDGSEIAKIVPPEGNRVDVNINQVPVHVRQAVIAAEDRNFYSNPGFDFTGFARAVENNLFGNGDLQGGSTITQQYVKNALVGSAQHGFAGLLRKAKELVIATKMSGEWSKDDVLQAYLNIIYFGRGTYGISAASKAYFDKPVDQLTVSEGALLAALIRRPSSLDPAVDPKGAEARWNWVLDGMVETNALSPSDRAAQQFPQTVPPDQARAQNQTTGPNGLIERQVTKELMELFNIDEQTLNTQGLQVTTTIDPKAQQAAEKAVSKYLDGQDPDMRSAVVSIDPHTGAIRAYYGGSDANGFDFAQAGLQTGSSFKVFALVAALQQGIGLGYQVDSSPLTVDGIKITNVDGENCGTCNIAEALKMSLNTAYYRLMLKLKNGPQAVADAAFAAGVAKSFPGVSHTLSEDGKGGPPNNGIVLGQYQTRPVDMASAYATLAASGVYHPPHLVQKVVNAEGQVLFDAGNSDKGADQRIDKAVADNTTAAMQPIAAYSRGHALSGGRASAAKTGTVQLGDTQANKDAWMVGYTPSLSTAVWVGTVQDNVPLVTASGAEVYGSGLPSDIWKSTMDGALKGTTNETFPKPTEIGGYAGVPAPPPPPPPQVTVIQPTIEVAPGITIPVGPPTTITGPPPPPPGQAPEPAGPAPGQAPP
- a CDS encoding DUF5318 domain-containing protein, with protein sequence MRLQRQVVDYALRRRSLLAEVYSGRTGVTEVCDANPYLLRAAKFHGKTSQVMCPICRKEQLTLVSWVFGDHLGAVSGSARTAEELVLLAMKLSEFSVHVVEVCRTCSWNHLVKSYVFGAERPAPSPRGTRSTRTARNGARTAIE